Proteins encoded in a region of the Bombiscardovia apis genome:
- a CDS encoding NADPH-dependent F420 reductase, translated as MAKIVVIGTGNVGSGIRQAAAAQHHEVVSLNTSSQLEDGRNAIASADFIFIAIPLAAVVDLPQEWKDETRGRIVVDATNPLTADFANLTVGFSDSAGEQVAAALPGAQVVKALNAVLAPNQDPIAFPTGSIFVPVAGEESAAKSVTDLLNGLGFDAQVVGDLSCSRYLEPLAELMIHLAYMEGQGTGIALQLMRA; from the coding sequence ATGGCGAAGATCGTGGTAATTGGCACGGGAAATGTTGGAAGCGGTATTAGGCAAGCTGCCGCTGCCCAGCATCATGAGGTGGTATCGCTCAATACTTCCAGTCAGCTTGAAGACGGTCGCAATGCCATTGCAAGCGCTGATTTTATCTTCATTGCTATTCCTCTTGCGGCTGTAGTAGACCTGCCGCAAGAGTGGAAAGATGAGACTCGTGGGCGAATCGTAGTCGACGCAACAAACCCTCTAACAGCTGATTTTGCGAACTTAACGGTGGGGTTCTCTGATTCGGCTGGCGAACAGGTTGCTGCTGCTCTGCCCGGTGCGCAGGTTGTTAAGGCTCTGAACGCTGTCCTCGCCCCCAATCAAGACCCAATCGCATTCCCCACAGGGTCTATCTTTGTGCCCGTCGCTGGTGAGGAATCGGCAGCTAAGAGTGTGACTGATTTGTTGAACGGCTTGGGCTTCGACGCGCAGGTTGTTGGCGACTTGAGCTGCTCGCGTTACTTGGAGCCCTTGGCTGAGTTGATGATTCACTTGGCGTATATGGAAGGTCAAGGAACCGGTATTGCCCTGCAGTTGATGCGTGCTTAA
- a CDS encoding LysR family transcriptional regulator: MIEIKTLEIFLAAAQEENFSRAAEKLFLPQSVVSEHIKRLERELGVQLFDRSHRNAQLTATGRTATTLALAVVKDLDALRLGVKNSQNTRQTTGLRLVIGKGMAQKVAHIASRLRADNIFLHITEAEPAQRVAMIEEGRADAAILRGRRASQMDHAEHVWDDIVVAAVNAAHPSFGSPTIAVQSLQNTSLALVPRRGNPMLVDLISKQVFTDSSAMRRALPFTSTEITFAQMAVSDEPLWAPIYLGYESEHTYEGIWSAPIEPTLRLPAYLLPSAQARATNQQSIDALLKACQHI; this comes from the coding sequence ATGATTGAAATCAAAACGTTGGAGATTTTTCTGGCTGCAGCTCAGGAGGAAAACTTTAGCCGAGCCGCCGAAAAGCTCTTTCTCCCTCAGTCAGTAGTAAGCGAACATATTAAACGTTTAGAACGCGAACTTGGAGTCCAGCTCTTTGACCGCTCTCACCGCAACGCACAGCTCACTGCCACTGGCCGAACAGCCACTACCCTAGCCTTAGCTGTTGTGAAAGACCTCGATGCTCTACGACTCGGCGTAAAAAACAGCCAGAACACAAGACAGACTACCGGCTTGCGCCTCGTAATAGGCAAAGGCATGGCTCAAAAGGTGGCTCACATTGCAAGTAGGCTACGAGCAGACAACATTTTCTTGCATATCACCGAAGCCGAGCCAGCGCAACGGGTGGCAATGATTGAGGAGGGCAGAGCCGACGCAGCTATCCTCCGAGGCCGCCGGGCAAGCCAAATGGACCATGCCGAGCATGTGTGGGACGACATTGTAGTCGCAGCAGTCAACGCAGCCCACCCCTCCTTCGGCAGCCCTACCATAGCGGTTCAATCACTACAAAACACCTCTTTAGCCTTGGTTCCCCGCAGGGGCAACCCCATGCTAGTTGACCTCATCAGCAAGCAAGTCTTTACGGACAGCTCAGCCATGCGGCGAGCCCTGCCCTTCACCAGCACGGAAATTACCTTCGCCCAAATGGCGGTGAGTGATGAACCCCTATGGGCACCCATATATCTTGGCTACGAATCCGAACATACCTATGAGGGCATCTGGTCGGCCCCGATCGAACCGACCCTCAGACTGCCTGCTTATTTGCTACCATCCGCGCAAGCACGAGCCACAAATCAACAATCCATAGACGCCCTACTCAAAGCCTGCCAGCACATCTAA
- a CDS encoding flavodoxin, protein MATPQTQKSETTGSHKIPEQTKSGKTLVVYFSRKGANFDGNLKVGHTKVVADFIQKHTKADEYEIVPVQDYSGTYDETTDQAKKEQQENARPKIKNPLPDVSSYDTVFIGGPIWWGEYPMIVRTFMDAVDLNGKTVIPFTTAAGSGLGNTQEAVRKQYPQAKVLDGFTVEGTKADGAEGQINDWLAKIGY, encoded by the coding sequence ATGGCAACGCCACAGACGCAAAAGTCCGAAACCACCGGCTCACATAAGATACCAGAACAAACGAAATCTGGCAAGACGTTGGTCGTCTATTTTTCGCGTAAGGGAGCCAACTTCGATGGCAATTTGAAAGTGGGACACACCAAAGTGGTGGCGGATTTCATCCAGAAGCACACCAAAGCCGATGAATACGAAATTGTGCCGGTGCAGGACTATTCCGGCACGTATGATGAAACTACTGACCAAGCCAAAAAAGAGCAGCAAGAGAACGCTCGGCCCAAGATTAAGAATCCACTGCCAGATGTGAGTAGCTACGACACAGTGTTTATTGGAGGGCCCATCTGGTGGGGCGAGTATCCGATGATTGTGCGCACATTTATGGATGCAGTAGACCTGAACGGCAAGACCGTTATTCCGTTCACAACAGCAGCTGGTTCCGGCCTAGGAAATACGCAAGAGGCGGTGCGCAAGCAGTATCCGCAGGCCAAAGTGCTTGATGGTTTCACTGTCGAGGGAACTAAGGCTGATGGGGCTGAAGGTCAGATTAATGACTGGCTGGCCAAGATTGGCTACTAA
- a CDS encoding type II toxin-antitoxin system death-on-curing family toxin yields MPEHTADENWRKVAPPIEFADEPDFLAFVQTVLDAHMEEMTKHGGYAIEKGDEGPRVQSVAASTFLASFGQKPVDRFADIFDQAAAFAYYLVRDHPFGDGNKRTAVRISLAMIALRGIRLNIADSPNPWENDLYQWVEALASGSLSKEQLSEHLRSRAYIG; encoded by the coding sequence ATGCCTGAGCATACAGCCGATGAGAACTGGCGGAAAGTGGCACCGCCTATAGAATTTGCGGATGAACCGGACTTTTTGGCTTTCGTACAAACCGTCTTGGACGCACACATGGAAGAGATGACCAAGCATGGCGGTTACGCCATCGAAAAAGGCGACGAAGGGCCGCGCGTGCAGTCAGTCGCCGCCTCCACCTTCCTAGCCAGCTTCGGTCAGAAACCGGTCGACCGATTCGCTGACATTTTCGACCAAGCCGCAGCGTTTGCCTACTATCTAGTGCGCGACCACCCCTTTGGTGACGGCAACAAGCGCACTGCAGTCCGCATTTCCCTTGCTATGATTGCCTTGCGCGGCATAAGGCTCAACATCGCAGACTCGCCCAACCCTTGGGAAAACGACCTTTACCAGTGGGTGGAAGCTCTCGCCTCTGGTTCTTTGAGCAAGGAGCAGCTTTCCGAGCATTTGCGCTCTCGTGCCTACATAGGTTGA
- a CDS encoding Panacea domain-containing protein, whose translation MRALELANLFIAGHGYEIILNNVRLNALVYWAQVESLRARGQAAFEGPVEAWQMGPVEPEVYQAFKGYGRRRIALPRGDVPEGDAQALDLVAAVIKQYGFLTTYDLVCFTQREGSAWRAAYQTGPETSLSEELILASRDGLDRPSVQGTLASAIASVNDTWPNTFRMLINA comes from the coding sequence TTGAGGGCTCTGGAGTTGGCTAATCTCTTTATTGCCGGGCATGGGTATGAGATTATTTTGAATAATGTGCGGCTCAATGCGCTGGTGTATTGGGCGCAGGTGGAGTCCCTGCGTGCTCGCGGGCAGGCGGCTTTTGAAGGGCCAGTGGAGGCCTGGCAGATGGGGCCTGTGGAGCCGGAAGTGTACCAAGCTTTTAAGGGATATGGGCGGCGGCGGATCGCGCTACCTCGCGGAGACGTGCCCGAGGGTGATGCTCAGGCGCTCGACTTGGTGGCGGCGGTCATCAAGCAATACGGCTTTTTAACTACTTACGATTTGGTGTGCTTTACCCAGCGGGAGGGCTCAGCTTGGAGGGCTGCCTACCAGACGGGTCCGGAAACCAGCTTGAGTGAGGAGCTGATTTTGGCTTCACGAGACGGCTTAGACCGGCCCAGCGTCCAAGGCACGCTAGCCTCCGCTATCGCCTCAGTCAACGACACTTGGCCCAACACCTTTAGGATGCTAATCAATGCCTGA
- a CDS encoding ABC transporter ATP-binding protein translates to MLNINDFSFTYSGQLDPALNHVSLRVRPGEAVVVTGKSGCGKTTLSRAVNGLIPELYEGQEEGSCQVAGLEAGAVPIFQLSEQVGSVFQNPKTQFFTTDVTSELAFPLENMGLGREQIAQRLSEVADLFGISHLLDRSMFALSGGEKQMVAIASSYMLNPKMLLLDEPSSNLDSESIEMLTQVLAKLKGQGLSLLIIEHRLYYLNQIADRFVLVDRGQVAGEYSPSQLGQMGLQERERLGLRAVTKAQEGQRQPELEANQTGGSAGEVSLHIESLAYSYKGCDQPALQVDTLDVNNREVIGIVGHNGAGKSTFAKVLTGLIAADKGGRVELQGQQLSPKDLTRESFLVFQDVNYQLFSESVAKELQLGAPRTSSERLGELAEGLGLTDLLERSPSTLSGGQKQRVAVGCAVLSGKRIVIMDEPTSGLDLAHMHQVTQAIDYLHALGAIVLVISHDREFLLQTCTRFVTFDQGHIVADEYHLD, encoded by the coding sequence ATGCTTAATATCAATGATTTCTCCTTTACATATTCGGGGCAGCTCGACCCGGCGCTCAACCACGTGAGCCTGCGGGTGAGGCCGGGCGAAGCGGTTGTAGTGACCGGCAAGTCTGGCTGCGGTAAAACTACGCTTTCGCGGGCGGTCAACGGCCTCATACCTGAGCTCTACGAAGGGCAGGAGGAGGGCAGCTGCCAAGTAGCGGGCTTAGAGGCCGGAGCGGTGCCGATTTTCCAACTGTCTGAGCAGGTTGGCTCCGTCTTCCAAAATCCTAAAACCCAGTTTTTCACCACTGACGTAACCAGCGAGCTAGCTTTTCCCTTAGAAAATATGGGTCTTGGGCGGGAGCAGATAGCTCAGAGACTCAGTGAAGTGGCTGACTTATTCGGCATTAGTCACTTGCTCGATCGCAGCATGTTCGCGCTTTCGGGCGGCGAAAAGCAGATGGTGGCTATCGCATCTTCGTATATGCTCAACCCCAAAATGCTCCTCCTCGACGAGCCGTCTTCAAACTTAGACAGTGAGTCGATTGAGATGCTTACGCAGGTCTTGGCTAAGCTCAAGGGCCAGGGGCTTTCCTTACTGATTATTGAACACCGTTTGTATTACTTGAACCAGATCGCGGACCGCTTCGTCTTGGTGGACAGGGGTCAAGTTGCCGGTGAGTATAGCCCTAGCCAGTTGGGGCAAATGGGCTTGCAAGAGCGCGAGCGTCTGGGCTTACGTGCTGTTACGAAGGCTCAAGAAGGCCAGCGGCAGCCAGAGCTAGAGGCAAACCAAACTGGCGGGTCAGCAGGCGAAGTGAGCTTGCATATTGAGAGTTTGGCATACTCCTACAAGGGCTGCGACCAGCCTGCCTTGCAGGTTGATACTTTAGATGTGAACAACCGCGAAGTTATTGGCATCGTGGGGCACAACGGGGCTGGGAAGTCCACCTTTGCCAAGGTTTTGACCGGGCTGATTGCAGCCGATAAGGGTGGCCGGGTTGAGCTCCAAGGCCAGCAGCTCAGCCCGAAAGACTTAACGCGCGAGTCTTTCCTCGTCTTCCAAGATGTGAACTACCAGCTTTTTTCAGAATCGGTTGCGAAAGAGCTTCAGCTGGGCGCGCCCCGAACCAGCAGCGAGCGGTTGGGTGAGTTGGCTGAAGGGCTGGGCTTAACGGACTTGCTGGAGCGCAGTCCGAGTACGCTTTCTGGAGGGCAGAAGCAGCGGGTGGCCGTGGGGTGCGCTGTGTTATCAGGCAAGCGGATTGTCATTATGGACGAGCCGACGAGCGGATTAGATTTGGCTCACATGCACCAGGTGACTCAGGCCATAGACTACCTGCATGCTCTGGGCGCTATCGTCTTGGTGATTTCCCACGACCGAGAATTCCTCCTGCAAACCTGCACCCGTTTCGTCACTTTTGACCAGGGCCACATCGTAGCCGACGAGTATCACTTAGACTAG
- a CDS encoding energy-coupling factor transporter transmembrane component T family protein, with translation MKPASIFSKFFLVIFANILLFFNLPMWLQIAAYTYLCLLFFLARRWRQGVTWALVSAVFVVGNACATLYPDNLWGHYVLFLFSGLGKMLPVVIVAALIFASTRVSELVYGLRCLHMPQWVIIPMSVLFRFFPTIRHDYHLIRDAMKFRGLAVGGFALLLHPARSLEYIYVPLLNNAANVASDLTAAALTRGLANPGPKSSLYKVSFSLTDWLVFIVGIGLLGCLIYA, from the coding sequence ATGAAACCAGCCTCGATTTTTAGCAAGTTTTTTCTGGTTATATTTGCTAATATCCTGCTCTTTTTTAACCTACCTATGTGGCTGCAAATTGCTGCATACACATACCTGTGCCTGCTCTTCTTCCTAGCGCGGCGCTGGAGGCAGGGCGTAACTTGGGCCTTGGTGAGCGCAGTTTTTGTGGTGGGCAATGCCTGCGCCACGCTTTATCCGGATAACTTGTGGGGCCACTATGTGCTCTTTCTCTTCTCCGGACTGGGCAAAATGCTTCCGGTCGTTATAGTGGCCGCTCTCATTTTTGCGAGCACTCGGGTCTCTGAGCTGGTCTACGGCTTGCGCTGCCTCCACATGCCCCAGTGGGTGATTATCCCCATGAGCGTGCTTTTCCGATTCTTTCCTACCATTCGCCACGATTATCACCTCATTCGCGACGCTATGAAGTTCCGCGGACTAGCCGTTGGGGGCTTTGCGCTGCTGCTCCACCCAGCGCGCAGTTTAGAATACATTTACGTGCCCCTGCTCAACAATGCGGCGAACGTGGCCTCAGACCTAACTGCCGCTGCTCTCACGCGCGGGCTGGCCAATCCGGGCCCCAAGAGTTCCCTCTACAAGGTCTCATTCTCGCTTACGGATTGGCTGGTGTTCATTGTGGGAATCGGATTGCTGGGGTGCTTAATTTATGCTTAA
- a CDS encoding MptD family putative ECF transporter S component, translated as MTAITALKTKDLINVGIYSALYFICMGIAEGATTLITGLLLPGFTSIFVPGIVGLLAGPVYMLLCQKVPRFGAITIMGILMGLFFLISGHFALAFIPYALCGLVADLIQSLAAKAEQPKRGLRLLGYTVFTFGSMGPVIPLWFMKNAYVASLVKRGKSQDYINTLFSHITGPTLFACIAITVAGAVIGAYWGGKLVDKHFAQGQGTNRG; from the coding sequence GTGACAGCAATAACGGCCTTGAAAACCAAGGATCTCATCAACGTAGGTATCTATAGTGCCCTGTATTTCATCTGCATGGGAATCGCTGAAGGTGCCACCACACTCATCACTGGCCTCCTGCTGCCCGGATTTACCTCTATTTTTGTGCCTGGCATTGTGGGTCTGCTAGCAGGTCCGGTCTATATGCTGCTGTGCCAAAAGGTGCCACGTTTTGGCGCTATTACAATTATGGGCATCCTCATGGGGCTCTTCTTCCTGATTTCGGGCCATTTTGCGCTCGCCTTCATCCCTTACGCTTTGTGCGGTCTCGTGGCAGATCTTATCCAGAGTCTTGCTGCCAAAGCTGAGCAGCCTAAACGGGGCCTGCGCTTGTTGGGCTATACGGTGTTTACCTTCGGCTCAATGGGCCCGGTGATTCCTCTGTGGTTCATGAAAAATGCTTACGTGGCCAGTTTGGTGAAGCGCGGTAAAAGCCAAGACTATATCAACACGCTCTTCTCTCACATCACCGGTCCTACTCTCTTTGCTTGCATTGCTATCACCGTTGCAGGTGCTGTAATTGGTGCCTATTGGGGTGGTAAATTAGTTGACAAACATTTTGCGCAGGGGCAGGGGACTAACCGAGGATGA
- the serS gene encoding serine--tRNA ligase, which produces MLDIQFIRDHADIVKESQRKRGESVELVDQVLQADAERREALQSFESTRAEQKGLGKQIAQAQGDEKSALLARTKELSAQVGQFKDAADKANETYTTLMWKFSNVVEPEAPQGGEDDYVVVNKIGTPRDFAAEGFEPKNHLELGEGVAGIDMRRGVKVSGSRFYFLRGDIARMEIAMLTMAVDQAMDRGFIPTITPTLVRPEVMAGTGFLNSHSDEIYRLREPDDQYLVGTSEVALAGMHADEILDLESGALRYCGWSSCYRREAGSAGKDTMGIIRVHQFDKVEMFVYCKQEDSRAQHQELLSMEQEMLGKVDVPYRIIDTAAGDLGSSAARKFDCEAWVPTQGRYRELTSTSNCTEYQARRLNIRERMEDGGTRPVATLNGTLATTRWLVAILENHQNADGSITIPEAMRSYMGGKEVIEPTRWEA; this is translated from the coding sequence ATGCTAGATATTCAGTTCATCCGCGACCATGCGGACATTGTTAAAGAGTCCCAGCGTAAGCGCGGCGAATCCGTGGAGCTGGTCGACCAGGTGCTCCAAGCGGATGCTGAGCGTCGTGAGGCCTTGCAGTCCTTTGAGTCTACGAGGGCTGAGCAGAAGGGGCTGGGCAAGCAGATTGCTCAGGCCCAGGGCGACGAAAAGTCTGCACTCTTAGCTCGCACCAAGGAGCTTTCGGCCCAAGTCGGGCAGTTCAAAGATGCTGCCGACAAAGCCAATGAAACTTACACCACGCTCATGTGGAAGTTCAGCAACGTGGTTGAACCTGAAGCGCCGCAGGGTGGCGAAGATGACTACGTAGTCGTCAATAAGATTGGTACGCCCCGCGACTTCGCAGCAGAGGGCTTTGAACCCAAGAACCACTTGGAACTGGGCGAGGGCGTGGCCGGAATCGACATGCGCCGTGGCGTGAAAGTCTCCGGTTCTCGCTTCTACTTCCTGCGCGGCGACATCGCCCGCATGGAGATCGCAATGTTGACTATGGCTGTGGATCAGGCCATGGATCGCGGCTTTATCCCTACCATTACCCCTACGCTGGTGCGCCCCGAAGTGATGGCTGGCACCGGCTTCTTGAACTCGCATTCCGATGAGATTTACCGCTTGCGTGAGCCTGACGACCAGTATTTGGTGGGCACTTCTGAGGTGGCCTTGGCTGGCATGCATGCAGACGAGATTCTGGACTTGGAATCGGGTGCCCTGCGCTACTGTGGTTGGTCTTCTTGCTACCGGCGCGAAGCTGGCTCGGCAGGTAAAGACACGATGGGCATTATCCGTGTGCATCAGTTCGACAAAGTTGAGATGTTCGTCTACTGCAAGCAAGAGGATTCGCGTGCTCAGCATCAGGAACTCTTGAGCATGGAGCAGGAAATGCTGGGCAAGGTCGACGTGCCCTACCGCATTATCGACACTGCTGCCGGAGATTTGGGCTCTTCGGCCGCCCGCAAGTTCGACTGCGAGGCTTGGGTACCTACTCAGGGCCGCTACCGCGAGCTGACTTCGACTTCCAATTGCACTGAATATCAAGCCCGCCGCCTGAATATCCGCGAGCGCATGGAAGACGGTGGCACTCGCCCCGTGGCTACACTCAACGGCACGCTGGCTACGACTCGCTGGCTGGTGGCTATCTTGGAAAATCACCAGAACGCCGATGGTTCCATCACCATTCCCGAAGCGATGCGCTCCTACATGGGTGGCAAGGAAGTTATCGAGCCTACCCGCTGGGAAGCCTGA